A stretch of Acidobacteriota bacterium DNA encodes these proteins:
- a CDS encoding four helix bundle protein — MDDATVRELEERTRAFAIAAIRLGRTLRNKHDLQDLLRQLTRSACSIAANHRAMSRARSTREFAAKLHIVHEEADESAHWLTLLRDCADDPAAAGGIAALLNEATQLRNIFGHARATTRRRYFSK, encoded by the coding sequence GTGGACGACGCGACTGTCAGAGAATTGGAGGAGCGCACCCGGGCGTTCGCGATCGCGGCGATTCGCCTTGGTCGTACCTTGAGGAATAAGCACGACCTTCAGGATCTGCTCAGGCAGCTCACGCGGTCGGCATGCAGCATCGCGGCGAATCACCGAGCCATGAGCCGGGCCCGTTCAACCAGGGAGTTCGCAGCAAAGCTGCACATCGTTCACGAAGAGGCCGACGAATCGGCGCACTGGTTGACGCTACTGCGAGACTGTGCCGACGACCCGGCCGCAGCGGGCGGCATCGCCGCGCTGCTCAACGAGGCCACGCAACTTCGTAATATCTTCGGCCACGCCCGAGCCACAACCCGCCGGCGTTACTTCTCCAAGTGA
- the acnA gene encoding aconitate hydratase AcnA: MSLDSFHTRQTLTVGEDSVDFFSLPALEAAGFPGVSRLPFSLKILLENLLRREDNGFVKADDIRALAAWDLKAPSEKEISFMPARVLLQDFTGVPCVVDLAAMRDGVVALGGRPEQVNPLQPVELVIDHSVQVDHFGRADALQLNSELEYQRNRERYIFLRWGQDALRNFRVVPPETGIVHQVNIEYLARVVCRDTQGGRSLAYPDTVFGTDSHTTMVNGLGVVGWGVGGIEAEAAMLGQPSSMLIPPVIGCYLTGELREGMTATDLVLTITEALRKKKVVGTFVEFYGPGLKHLTIADRATLGNMCPEYGATVAIFPIDDMTLDYLRFTARDPEQVKLVEAYARAQGLFRTDTMPDAIYSDTLEVNLSTVVPSLAGPRRPQDRVSLSAAPESFAAVLDDLKKGVKAVPAMPGASVATVTQLEHGSVVIAAITSCTNTSNPSVMIAAGLLAKKAVERGLKSQPWVKTSLAPGSKVVSDYLERANLQAPLDALGFNVVGYGCTTCIGNSGPLPEEVADEIREQGLVVCSVLSGNRNFEGRIQQDVRANYLASPPLVVAYAIAGTMNLNVTTDPLGLGSDGAPVYLKDIWPTQAEIQQTMLSSLSAEMFREQYSKVFEGDVRWRTLPVPTGDRFAWDADSTYIRRPPFLENLTLEPAAPVEITGARVLALLGDSITTDHISPAGSIKKDTPAGAYLIAQGVEPRDFNSYGARRGNHEVMMRGTFANVRLRNQLAPGTEGGWTTCLIGDTPAVMSIFEASEKYRAADVPLVVLAGKEYGSGSSRDWAAKGTMLLGVKAVIAESYERIHRSNLVNMGVLPLEFRNGDSAASLRLSGQEVFTLIGSGATMLPRGTLVVRATELDGAVTEFLVTVRVDTPEELVAFRHGGILPYVLRRLARTK, from the coding sequence ATGTCGCTCGATTCGTTTCACACTCGTCAAACGCTCACTGTTGGTGAGGACTCCGTTGATTTCTTCAGTCTTCCTGCGCTTGAGGCGGCTGGGTTTCCAGGCGTATCGCGCCTCCCGTTTTCACTGAAGATCCTCCTTGAGAATCTGTTGCGCCGCGAAGATAACGGCTTCGTCAAGGCCGACGACATCCGGGCGCTCGCGGCATGGGACCTGAAGGCGCCATCCGAGAAGGAAATTTCCTTCATGCCGGCGCGGGTCCTCCTCCAGGACTTTACCGGCGTGCCGTGTGTGGTGGATCTGGCGGCCATGCGCGACGGCGTCGTAGCGCTGGGCGGCAGACCGGAGCAGGTCAATCCACTGCAGCCGGTGGAACTGGTCATCGACCATTCAGTGCAGGTGGATCACTTCGGCCGGGCTGACGCATTGCAATTGAACTCGGAGCTCGAGTACCAGCGCAATCGCGAGCGCTACATTTTCCTTCGCTGGGGACAGGATGCGCTCCGGAATTTCCGCGTGGTGCCGCCCGAGACCGGCATCGTCCATCAGGTGAACATCGAATACCTGGCGCGGGTCGTGTGCCGCGACACCCAGGGTGGCCGGTCACTGGCGTATCCCGACACGGTGTTTGGTACCGATTCCCACACCACGATGGTGAACGGACTTGGCGTCGTGGGATGGGGCGTGGGAGGTATTGAAGCCGAGGCGGCCATGTTGGGCCAGCCAAGTTCCATGCTCATCCCTCCGGTCATCGGGTGCTACCTCACCGGTGAACTTCGTGAGGGCATGACGGCCACCGACCTGGTGCTCACGATCACGGAAGCACTTCGCAAGAAGAAGGTGGTGGGCACCTTCGTGGAGTTCTACGGGCCGGGCCTCAAGCACCTGACCATTGCCGACCGCGCCACGCTGGGCAACATGTGTCCCGAGTATGGCGCCACCGTCGCGATCTTCCCCATCGACGACATGACCCTGGATTACCTCCGCTTTACAGCCCGCGATCCGGAACAGGTGAAGCTCGTGGAGGCGTATGCACGCGCCCAGGGCCTGTTCCGGACCGACACGATGCCGGACGCGATCTACAGCGACACGCTCGAAGTGAACCTGTCGACGGTGGTACCAAGCCTGGCAGGACCGCGGCGACCCCAGGACCGCGTCTCGCTGTCTGCGGCGCCTGAATCGTTCGCGGCCGTGCTTGACGACCTGAAGAAGGGCGTGAAGGCCGTGCCTGCGATGCCCGGCGCTTCGGTCGCAACGGTCACGCAGCTTGAGCACGGGTCGGTGGTGATTGCGGCCATCACCAGTTGCACCAACACATCGAATCCGAGCGTGATGATTGCCGCCGGGTTGCTCGCGAAGAAGGCCGTGGAGCGTGGCCTCAAGAGCCAGCCGTGGGTGAAGACAAGCCTGGCGCCCGGCTCCAAAGTGGTGAGCGATTATCTGGAGCGTGCCAATCTGCAGGCGCCACTCGATGCCCTCGGCTTCAACGTCGTCGGCTATGGATGTACGACCTGCATCGGCAACAGCGGCCCGCTGCCCGAAGAGGTGGCGGACGAAATCCGGGAACAGGGTCTCGTGGTCTGCTCGGTGTTATCGGGCAACCGCAACTTCGAGGGTCGCATTCAGCAGGATGTGCGGGCCAACTATCTGGCATCCCCTCCACTCGTGGTGGCCTATGCCATTGCCGGAACGATGAACCTGAATGTGACGACCGATCCGCTCGGGCTTGGGTCGGATGGCGCGCCGGTCTACCTCAAGGACATCTGGCCCACGCAGGCGGAAATTCAGCAGACGATGCTGTCGTCGCTGTCGGCCGAGATGTTCCGCGAGCAGTACAGCAAGGTCTTTGAGGGCGATGTGCGATGGAGGACGTTGCCGGTGCCGACCGGTGACCGGTTTGCGTGGGATGCCGATTCCACGTATATCAGGCGCCCACCCTTCCTCGAGAACCTCACGTTGGAGCCGGCAGCGCCGGTCGAGATTACCGGCGCCCGGGTGCTGGCGCTTCTAGGCGACAGCATCACCACCGATCACATCTCACCAGCGGGATCGATCAAGAAGGACACGCCGGCTGGCGCCTACCTCATCGCACAGGGCGTGGAGCCGCGTGATTTCAACTCGTACGGCGCGCGACGCGGCAATCACGAGGTCATGATGCGCGGCACGTTTGCCAATGTGCGGTTGCGCAACCAGCTGGCGCCAGGCACTGAGGGAGGCTGGACGACCTGCCTCATCGGCGACACACCGGCGGTGATGTCCATTTTTGAGGCGTCCGAGAAGTATCGCGCGGCCGACGTACCGCTCGTCGTGCTCGCGGGCAAGGAATACGGATCGGGATCATCGCGCGACTGGGCGGCGAAGGGCACGATGCTGCTCGGCGTGAAGGCGGTCATCGCCGAAAGTTATGAACGGATTCACCGCAGCAATCTGGTCAACATGGGTGTGCTGCCGCTCGAGTTCCGCAATGGGGATTCGGCGGCCTCGCTGCGCTTGTCCGGGCAGGAAGTCTTCACGCTGATTGGCTCGGGTGCCACCATGTTGCCCCGCGGCACCCTGGTGGTGCGCGCCACCGAACTCGACGGCGCCGTGACCGAATTTCTCGTGACCGTGCGGGTGGATACGCCGGAAGAGCTCGTGGCCTTCAGGCACGGAGGCATTCTTCCGTACGTGCTGCGTCGCCTGGCACGTACGAAATGA
- a CDS encoding YqgE/AlgH family protein, giving the protein MSLAPTLLISMPQLTDPNFARTVVLLCEHSSEGALGLVVNRPSDIKAAEAVQMEPPVQSPNDLPLLIGGPVEPGRGWILTTKEPSVEHKSLGSSLYLTASPSLLREALESRPAPRRTLVLAGYAGWDAGQLDEELSNSAWLIAPLELDLIFEIPPAVSWEMAIRRLGADPHLLQMGHGVH; this is encoded by the coding sequence ATGTCCTTAGCGCCAACGCTCCTGATCTCCATGCCCCAGCTGACCGACCCGAATTTTGCGCGGACGGTGGTGCTGCTGTGTGAGCACAGTTCCGAGGGCGCGCTCGGTCTTGTTGTGAACCGGCCGTCGGACATCAAGGCGGCCGAGGCGGTCCAGATGGAGCCGCCGGTGCAGAGTCCAAATGATCTGCCACTGCTCATCGGCGGTCCCGTTGAACCGGGCCGCGGCTGGATTCTCACGACGAAAGAACCCTCGGTGGAGCACAAGTCGCTTGGCAGCAGCCTGTACCTGACCGCATCGCCGTCTTTGCTGCGCGAGGCCCTTGAGTCGAGGCCTGCACCACGGCGGACGCTCGTCCTCGCGGGATACGCCGGATGGGACGCCGGCCAACTGGATGAGGAACTGTCGAACTCCGCGTGGCTCATCGCGCCACTCGAACTCGATCTGATCTTCGAGATCCCTCCCGCCGTGTCGTGGGAGATGGCCATTCGCCGCCTGGGCGCCGACCCGCACCTGCTCCAGATGGGGCATGGGGTTCATTAA
- the queG gene encoding tRNA epoxyqueuosine(34) reductase QueG encodes MGVAGADIKARAAEMGFDLCGIARADRHPKLARLAEWITQGRAGEMQYLAESLDERRDVRQALTTARSVISVAVLYNTDQPYSTEQLGHGSVSIARYAWGDDYHVVVRTRIRQLLVWLAEHAGPGLEAFSCVDDGPVQERVYAEAAGLGWIGKNTCLINPSLGSWLFLGEIVTNLDLEPDTPGVDQCGTCTKCLDACPTGAIVAPYDLDATRCLSYLTIEVRGAVDEALRPAMKEQVYGCDICQDVCPWNRRAGVSADPAWQPRDVFKSPRLIDLCRMSDDAWVAALKGSAMKRAGLHRIRRSLAYAASGLPPIDRGQALAALGEHPSASAAVVSEAIEWATIRP; translated from the coding sequence ATGGGCGTTGCCGGCGCTGACATAAAGGCCCGGGCCGCAGAGATGGGGTTTGACCTCTGCGGCATTGCACGCGCCGACCGGCATCCGAAGCTGGCGCGATTGGCGGAGTGGATCACGCAGGGGCGGGCGGGTGAGATGCAATACCTCGCCGAGTCGCTCGACGAACGTCGCGACGTGCGTCAGGCCCTGACGACCGCACGGTCCGTCATCTCGGTCGCGGTTCTGTACAACACCGATCAGCCGTATTCCACGGAACAGCTGGGCCATGGCAGCGTCTCAATCGCGCGATATGCCTGGGGTGACGACTATCACGTGGTGGTCCGCACCAGGATTCGGCAGTTGTTAGTGTGGCTCGCCGAGCACGCAGGTCCCGGACTCGAAGCGTTCTCGTGCGTAGACGATGGCCCCGTGCAGGAGCGGGTGTATGCCGAGGCTGCGGGTCTTGGGTGGATCGGCAAGAACACGTGCCTGATCAATCCGTCGCTCGGGTCGTGGCTCTTCCTGGGAGAAATCGTCACCAACCTCGACCTGGAGCCCGACACCCCTGGCGTGGATCAGTGCGGCACCTGCACGAAGTGCCTCGACGCCTGCCCAACCGGCGCCATCGTCGCCCCCTATGACCTTGATGCCACACGCTGCCTGTCGTACCTGACGATTGAAGTGCGTGGAGCGGTGGATGAGGCGCTCCGTCCCGCGATGAAGGAACAGGTGTACGGCTGCGACATCTGCCAGGACGTGTGCCCGTGGAATCGTCGCGCCGGCGTCTCCGCCGACCCCGCGTGGCAACCCCGGGATGTATTCAAGTCCCCGCGCCTGATCGACCTCTGCCGGATGTCAGACGATGCGTGGGTTGCGGCGTTGAAGGGTAGCGCGATGAAGCGCGCCGGCCTGCACCGCATCCGCCGGTCACTCGCGTATGCCGCCTCGGGACTCCCGCCGATCGATCGTGGTCAGGCTCTTGCCGCACTAGGCGAGCACCCGAGTGCGAGCGCGGCAGTAGTGTCGGAAGCCATAGAGTGGGCGACCATTCGCCCATAG
- a CDS encoding L,D-transpeptidase: MVEVNPQFRQFRHFRQFLIVAVVAAAAPVIAQAPTPVAAVLVTYHVEPLVAGELPKRFSPSQLAVLEKINRRDIEHLARLTELIVPDTWPDEELAYSPLPAVWPWAEMHPKAIVVHQPAQVFGAYEYGRLVRWGPVSTGRKETATPAGSYNLTWKSKSRRSTDNDAWLLKWYFNFINSRGVSFHEFDLPGHPASHACVRLLTRDAMWLYEWGEQWVLSPDRRTVTTPGTPIVVQGEVDFSNPSPWTSIDWWNRHLTLFTGGTGGTGGTGGTGGTAGTGGGHLEK; encoded by the coding sequence GTGGTTGAAGTGAATCCGCAGTTCCGGCAGTTCAGACACTTCCGCCAGTTCCTAATTGTCGCCGTTGTCGCAGCCGCCGCTCCCGTGATCGCGCAGGCGCCCACGCCGGTGGCCGCGGTACTGGTCACGTATCACGTGGAGCCCCTGGTTGCGGGGGAGTTGCCGAAGCGGTTTTCGCCGAGTCAGCTCGCTGTCCTCGAGAAGATCAATCGGCGGGATATTGAACACCTCGCCCGATTAACGGAGTTGATCGTTCCTGATACGTGGCCTGACGAAGAGCTGGCCTACAGTCCGTTGCCGGCTGTGTGGCCGTGGGCCGAGATGCACCCGAAGGCCATCGTCGTGCATCAGCCGGCGCAGGTGTTTGGCGCGTATGAGTACGGCCGACTGGTGCGTTGGGGGCCCGTCAGTACCGGCCGCAAGGAAACCGCCACTCCCGCCGGCTCCTACAACCTCACATGGAAGTCAAAGAGCCGCAGGAGTACCGACAATGATGCGTGGCTGCTGAAGTGGTACTTCAATTTCATCAACAGTCGCGGCGTCTCGTTTCACGAATTCGACCTGCCCGGCCACCCCGCCAGCCATGCCTGCGTGCGGCTGCTCACGCGCGACGCCATGTGGCTGTACGAATGGGGCGAGCAGTGGGTGCTCTCGCCCGACCGCCGCACGGTGACGACGCCAGGGACGCCGATAGTCGTGCAGGGCGAGGTGGACTTCTCCAACCCCTCGCCCTGGACGTCGATTGACTGGTGGAATCGGCATCTGACGCTATTCACTGGCGGAACTGGCGGAACTGGCGGAACTGGCGGAACTGGCGGAACTGCCGGAACTGGCGGTGGTCACTTGGAGAAGTAA
- a CDS encoding glycosyl hydrolase: protein MALVIRRPHSVVAGVTLALVLAGVWSLPVSVGGAARVMAAQAASGLPPYLNLFQWRGIGPDRGGRSLAVSGVVGRPNEGYFGAVGGGLWKTTDRGETWAPVTDGQVGTSSVGAVAVSESNPDIVYLGMGETCIRGNIMSGDGVYKSTDAGKTWTHIGFRDARNISKIRIHPKNPDIVYVAAFGHHGGPNEERGVYKSTDGGKTWKRTLFRDNKTAAIDLSMDPKNPNVIFAAMWEAFRLEYTMSSGGPGSGLFKSIDGGETWTEITRAPGMPTGLIGRVGVSVSGADSNRIYALVENANGGLFSSSDAGASWTLVNSSRNIRQRAFYYTHVTADVADANTVYLLNVGTFKSTDGGKTMTSFAGGDSHDLWIDPADPKHILHASDSGGAVTYTGGNPFTARDYPTPQYYHVVTTKHFPYHVCGAQQDGNTVCLPNEAGGGGGRGGRAGGAPVDTTYNPGGFEPGYIAPDPKDPDAFFAGAVNGSWLQYTNRRTGQQREVHPYPRMFSGEPSSALVERIQWTFPIIFSPVDTRVLYTATQHVWRTTNNGQKWDRISEDLTRHDPKTMGHSGGPITGDMNGPEVYATVFTLAPGKTDANILWAGSDDGLIHVTRDGGKTWTNVTPKDMPDFGRVSLIDASSFAPGTAYAAVKRPLLDDFKPYIFRTHDFGRTWTKIVNGITDSEYVNAVREDPKRKGLLYAATFKGVYLSYDDGATWQSLSLNLPSLPVSDLIVEARDLVISTHGRGFYVLDDIAPIRQFSPAVPSASPAYLFAPEDAIRSTNGAQIKYWVNGPVTSLTLEVLDKTGAVVRTFAGAAGGAAAAAPAAGRGGGRGGGGAVNAPMAQGIQSVTWDLRYPPATSFPGMILWGGGVQGPAAAPGAYQVRMTVNGVTQTQPFLVKRHPLHIDETDADLQEQFDLAIRIRDKTSEANQAVIDIRRVKADVADRLTKSPDPKLKAAADALVSGLSEVEGEIYQVKNQAGQDPLNFPIKVNNRLASLGSMVNSGDGKPIGNAAPILAALSAELKVLTDNLDRILTKDLAAFNAEAARLKLEPVKGR, encoded by the coding sequence GACCGCGGTGAGACCTGGGCTCCGGTGACCGACGGCCAGGTGGGCACCTCGTCCGTCGGTGCCGTGGCCGTGTCGGAGTCGAATCCCGACATCGTCTATCTCGGCATGGGCGAGACGTGCATCCGCGGCAACATCATGTCGGGCGACGGCGTCTACAAGTCCACCGATGCCGGCAAGACTTGGACGCACATCGGCTTCCGCGACGCGAGGAACATCTCCAAGATTCGTATCCACCCGAAGAACCCTGACATCGTTTACGTAGCGGCCTTTGGTCACCATGGGGGGCCGAACGAAGAACGCGGCGTCTACAAGAGCACGGATGGCGGCAAGACGTGGAAGCGCACGCTCTTCCGCGACAACAAGACGGCGGCCATCGACCTCTCGATGGATCCGAAGAATCCGAATGTCATCTTCGCCGCGATGTGGGAGGCCTTCCGGCTCGAGTACACGATGTCGAGTGGCGGCCCCGGCAGCGGCCTGTTCAAGTCCATCGATGGCGGCGAGACCTGGACGGAAATCACGCGCGCACCGGGCATGCCCACTGGGCTGATCGGCCGCGTTGGCGTGTCGGTGTCCGGCGCGGATTCCAACCGCATCTACGCCCTCGTTGAAAACGCCAACGGCGGCCTGTTCAGTTCGAGCGACGCGGGTGCCTCGTGGACGCTCGTCAACAGCAGCCGCAACATCCGCCAGCGCGCGTTCTATTACACACACGTCACGGCCGATGTGGCCGATGCCAATACCGTCTATCTGCTGAACGTCGGCACGTTCAAGTCCACCGACGGCGGCAAGACGATGACGAGTTTTGCGGGCGGTGACTCGCACGACCTCTGGATCGATCCCGCCGATCCGAAACACATCCTGCACGCAAGCGACAGCGGTGGCGCGGTGACCTACACGGGTGGCAACCCTTTCACCGCGCGTGACTATCCGACGCCGCAGTATTACCACGTGGTCACCACAAAACACTTTCCGTATCACGTCTGCGGCGCACAGCAGGACGGCAATACCGTCTGCCTGCCCAATGAGGCTGGAGGCGGAGGCGGGCGTGGTGGCCGTGCGGGCGGCGCGCCGGTGGATACGACGTACAACCCCGGCGGCTTTGAACCGGGGTACATCGCCCCGGATCCCAAGGACCCCGACGCGTTTTTTGCCGGCGCGGTGAACGGCAGCTGGCTTCAGTACACGAATCGACGCACAGGCCAGCAGCGCGAGGTGCACCCCTATCCGCGCATGTTCTCTGGTGAACCATCCAGCGCGCTGGTGGAACGCATCCAGTGGACGTTCCCGATCATCTTTTCGCCGGTGGATACGCGTGTCCTCTACACGGCGACGCAGCACGTCTGGCGCACCACGAACAATGGCCAGAAGTGGGACCGCATCAGCGAGGACCTGACGCGCCACGATCCCAAGACGATGGGACACTCTGGCGGTCCGATTACCGGAGACATGAACGGTCCCGAGGTCTATGCCACGGTGTTTACCCTGGCACCCGGCAAGACGGACGCGAACATTCTCTGGGCCGGATCAGACGACGGGTTGATTCATGTCACACGTGATGGCGGCAAGACCTGGACAAACGTCACCCCGAAGGACATGCCGGACTTTGGCCGCGTCAGCCTCATCGACGCCTCGTCATTCGCACCTGGCACGGCCTACGCCGCAGTGAAGCGGCCCCTGCTCGACGACTTCAAGCCGTACATTTTCCGCACGCATGACTTCGGCCGCACGTGGACGAAGATCGTCAACGGCATCACGGATTCCGAGTATGTCAACGCCGTCCGCGAGGATCCAAAACGCAAAGGCCTGCTCTATGCGGCCACGTTCAAGGGCGTCTACCTGTCCTATGACGATGGCGCCACATGGCAGTCGCTCTCGCTGAACCTGCCGAGCCTGCCGGTGTCGGACTTGATCGTGGAGGCTCGCGATCTGGTGATCTCCACACACGGGCGCGGGTTCTATGTCCTGGATGACATCGCGCCGATTCGTCAGTTCAGTCCAGCCGTGCCGTCCGCCTCTCCGGCCTATCTGTTTGCACCCGAGGATGCCATCCGATCCACGAACGGCGCGCAGATCAAGTACTGGGTCAATGGTCCGGTCACGAGCCTCACGCTTGAGGTGCTCGATAAGACCGGTGCGGTGGTGCGGACGTTTGCAGGCGCCGCAGGCGGAGCGGCCGCTGCCGCGCCAGCGGCAGGCCGCGGCGGCGGTCGCGGCGGCGGTGGTGCGGTCAACGCACCGATGGCGCAAGGCATACAGAGCGTGACGTGGGATCTGCGGTATCCGCCAGCCACCAGCTTCCCGGGGATGATTCTCTGGGGCGGCGGGGTGCAGGGGCCCGCAGCGGCGCCGGGTGCGTATCAGGTGCGGATGACCGTGAATGGCGTGACGCAAACGCAGCCGTTCCTGGTCAAGCGGCATCCCCTCCACATCGACGAAACCGATGCGGATCTGCAGGAGCAGTTCGACCTGGCCATTCGTATTCGCGACAAGACCAGTGAGGCCAATCAGGCGGTCATCGATATCCGCCGGGTCAAGGCGGACGTGGCGGACCGCTTGACGAAGTCACCCGATCCGAAACTGAAGGCGGCGGCCGACGCTCTGGTCTCCGGCCTGAGCGAAGTGGAAGGCGAGATTTACCAGGTGAAGAACCAGGCCGGCCAGGACCCGCTCAACTTCCCCATCAAGGTGAACAACCGGCTGGCATCGTTGGGGTCGATGGTCAACAGCGGCGATGGCAAGCCGATCGGAAATGCGGCTCCAATCCTGGCAGCGCTCAGTGCTGAATTAAAGGTGCTGACCGACAATCTCGATCGCATCCTCACGAAAGACCTCGCGGCGTTTAATGCGGAAGCTGCGCGCCTGAAGCTGGAGCCGGTGAAGGGCCGCTAG